The Paenibacillus dendritiformis region AGGCCACTTTGAAGATGGACAAACGGTATTGCCAACAGATTATGCGATAGAAATCACGAATAACATGTTCAGTAAACCGAAGGTTATTAGAGAAAATGGAAAAGAACTAATTAAAGTAAATGCAAGATTAATCAAAAAAGAGAAGATTGAAAACAAAATACGAGTTACGGAAACTAACTTGACTAAATTATTCAAGAATGGTTCTTTTGTTGTCAAATTAGATATTGGTGGGGGATTTGAATCCTATGCAATAGATCATGCGAAAGAAGCCATTTCTACTTTAATCAAACAATTACCATCAAAGTTATTAAATGATGCTATTGATTATTTAGATTCCATAACATTTACGGATTTGAAACTTAATAATAATGAGGGAACATTAGGTTATCATGATTCGATGAATGTGTTTGTAAGAGTGAAACACGAAATATTGATTCAAAAATTAGATCCAATTGTTAATCAGTCTGCCGTGTTATTACACGAAATGGGCCATGTAGTGGATTCAATGTTATTAAATGATACTTCAAAAAATAGAAAATTTATTGATATTTATAATGAAGAAAAAGATAAACTGACGAGCTTAGTGACACACAACAATTATGGCAAGGAAGACTCGGTAGAATTTTTTGCGGAAATATTCAAAGCAATGTACTCCACAGATCCGAAACAACAAGATGCTGTTAAAAAAGAAGCACCTAATGCTGTTGCTTATATAAAAACTAAAATAAAGGAATATATAGAGGATAATTAAGTAAAATAACAAGCAAATTTGAGTTCGAAAATGTTTCCTGCCAAAATGCTGTGTAGGGAGTAGGTGAGTCGC contains the following coding sequences:
- a CDS encoding anthrax toxin lethal factor-related metalloendopeptidase is translated as MDKKPLNFKKDERKAEAWSKKRYSAWVKALPDNRKKAIEDFKRKSMEINSSLNEVRGNIDELTDEQLRNQIKEMNIIIKQPVNLLKERQIIYTHFDPKDLGYSNELQMLVGSESRQLDRGKIKTVVNEYKYGNLTDLKTGNLTLSGGETGQYYVAELELPKGTYVGHFEDGQTVLPTDYAIEITNNMFSKPKVIRENGKELIKVNARLIKKEKIENKIRVTETNLTKLFKNGSFVVKLDIGGGFESYAIDHAKEAISTLIKQLPSKLLNDAIDYLDSITFTDLKLNNNEGTLGYHDSMNVFVRVKHEILIQKLDPIVNQSAVLLHEMGHVVDSMLLNDTSKNRKFIDIYNEEKDKLTSLVTHNNYGKEDSVEFFAEIFKAMYSTDPKQQDAVKKEAPNAVAYIKTKIKEYIEDN